A single window of Actinoallomurus bryophytorum DNA harbors:
- a CDS encoding SDR family NAD(P)-dependent oxidoreductase, giving the protein MSGRLDARTALVTGSTSGLGRAIADAFAAEGAHTVLTGRNKTAGEDAVAALRAAGRRADFVPADLAEGVPAARHVAEEAERLLGGRVDILVNNAGIVPVGPTDEFDEETYDRAWTVNVKSAFFLTARLAPAMGARGGGVVINTGSIVVSHGLAGSALYSATKAAIESLTMSWAAEYGPRGVRVNTISPGLVVTEGTVGGLERVEAMAAGSPAGRVGRAEEIGPLAVYLASDDAAYVHGSSFTLDGGWSTARR; this is encoded by the coding sequence ATGAGCGGAAGACTGGACGCCAGGACCGCGCTGGTGACGGGATCCACGAGCGGGCTCGGGCGGGCCATCGCGGACGCCTTCGCCGCGGAGGGCGCGCACACCGTCCTCACCGGCCGCAACAAGACGGCCGGTGAGGACGCCGTGGCCGCACTCCGGGCCGCCGGCCGGCGGGCCGACTTCGTCCCGGCCGACCTGGCCGAGGGCGTACCCGCCGCACGGCACGTCGCCGAGGAGGCCGAGCGCCTGCTGGGCGGGCGGGTCGACATTCTGGTGAACAACGCCGGCATCGTCCCGGTCGGCCCCACCGACGAGTTCGACGAGGAGACCTACGACCGGGCCTGGACGGTCAACGTCAAGTCCGCGTTCTTCCTGACCGCCAGGCTCGCCCCGGCGATGGGCGCACGGGGTGGCGGCGTAGTGATCAACACCGGTTCGATCGTCGTGTCGCACGGCCTCGCCGGCTCGGCGCTCTACAGCGCGACGAAGGCCGCCATCGAGTCACTGACCATGTCCTGGGCGGCGGAGTACGGCCCGCGGGGAGTCCGCGTCAACACCATCTCCCCGGGCCTGGTGGTCACCGAGGGCACCGTCGGCGGCCTCGAACGCGTCGAGGCGATGGCCGCCGGCTCACCCGCCGGCCGCGTCGGCCGGGCCGAGGAGATCGGCCCGCTCGCGGTCTACCTGGCGAGCGACGACGCCGCGTACGTGCACGGATCGTCGTTCACCCTGGACGGCGGCTGGAGCACCGCACGCCGCTGA
- a CDS encoding nuclear transport factor 2 family protein codes for MGDQEIRAALDRHWAASAAGDQDAEHEIYHDDVVVDYPQSGERIRGRRNLQALRSNHPARLEFTIRRILGGGDLWITEYVIDYDGTPAFTVSIMEFRDGKAVYETQYFADPFDAPAWRSQWVEQMP; via the coding sequence ATGGGGGATCAGGAGATCCGAGCCGCACTGGACCGTCACTGGGCGGCGTCCGCCGCCGGAGACCAGGACGCCGAGCACGAGATCTACCACGACGACGTCGTGGTCGACTACCCGCAGTCCGGCGAACGCATCCGTGGCCGCCGTAATCTGCAGGCGCTCCGCTCGAACCATCCGGCCAGACTGGAATTCACCATTCGCCGGATTCTGGGCGGCGGGGATCTGTGGATCACCGAATACGTGATCGACTACGACGGGACACCGGCTTTCACCGTCAGTATCATGGAATTCCGCGACGGTAAGGCCGTCTACGAGACCCAGTACTTCGCGGACCCGTTCGACGCGCCAGCCTGGCGCTCCCAATGGGTCGAGCAGATGCCCTGA
- a CDS encoding NPCBM/NEW2 domain-containing protein has translation MIRPTRLTSLIAVGAALVATLALASPAPARPLGRAPQAGPVAATPPMGWNDWYTFSCNINEQLVEQTADAMAGSGMRDAGYDYVNLDDCWAASTRDANGHLQADPTKFPHGMKAVADYVHARGLKLGIYEDVGTKTCAGYPGSYGHVQDDADTFASWEIDFVKVDWCNVPFGDFPGLSQQQVAVQLYTAYSEALKATGRPMFFSICEWDPKLQPWTWAPAISNMWRTNNDYGSQWSQTLANLDQEAPLAQYAGPGHWNDPDILMVGKMASDAESRAHFGAWAMLAAPLLAGNDLRNMSAATKAILTNREVIAIDQDPLGAQATRLSHTGAADVWTRTLANGDRAVMLLNRGDTTARISTTAHDAGLPSGGAYAVRDLWAHRTAESAGVIAASVPAHSAALYRVSPLRGGAGRYPPATEVSVDPQVPPAYPGSDLHAAKAGEKITTVADFGDDGRTPVTNAKLNLTGPSGWKIDGRPVRAHAVPPGGRLSGTWQVTVPADADPGSYTLTGTAAYRWGHGAHAAKVRSETTVRVLVGPAGSPYLSDLSWLSATNGYGPVIVDKTYYGGPLTIHGTAYQHGLWTNAVASVDYYLGGRCSRLTADLGLDDSVKGQGSVTYRISADGQSIYDSGVVTNSTPTAHVDVPLTGAQVLRIDVGDAGNGISYDNADIAQPQLTCADS, from the coding sequence GTGATCCGCCCGACCCGCCTCACCTCTCTCATCGCCGTCGGCGCCGCGCTGGTGGCCACACTGGCGCTCGCGAGTCCCGCGCCCGCCCGCCCGCTCGGCCGGGCGCCCCAGGCCGGCCCCGTGGCCGCCACACCCCCGATGGGCTGGAACGACTGGTACACGTTCTCCTGCAATATCAACGAACAACTCGTCGAGCAGACCGCCGACGCGATGGCCGGCTCGGGGATGCGCGACGCCGGCTACGACTACGTCAACCTCGACGACTGCTGGGCGGCCTCCACGCGTGACGCGAACGGGCATCTGCAGGCCGACCCCACGAAGTTCCCGCACGGCATGAAGGCCGTGGCCGACTACGTCCACGCCCGTGGCCTGAAGCTCGGCATCTACGAGGACGTCGGCACGAAGACCTGCGCGGGCTACCCCGGGAGCTACGGCCACGTCCAGGACGACGCCGACACCTTCGCGTCGTGGGAGATCGACTTCGTCAAGGTCGACTGGTGCAACGTGCCGTTCGGTGACTTCCCCGGCCTGTCACAGCAGCAGGTCGCGGTACAGCTCTACACCGCCTACAGCGAGGCGCTGAAGGCGACCGGCCGGCCGATGTTCTTCAGCATCTGCGAGTGGGACCCCAAGCTGCAGCCGTGGACCTGGGCGCCGGCCATCAGCAACATGTGGCGTACGAACAACGACTACGGCTCCCAGTGGAGCCAGACCCTCGCCAACCTCGACCAGGAGGCGCCGCTGGCCCAGTACGCCGGGCCCGGCCACTGGAACGACCCGGACATCCTCATGGTCGGCAAGATGGCGAGTGACGCCGAGAGCCGGGCGCACTTCGGCGCCTGGGCGATGCTCGCCGCTCCGCTGCTCGCCGGCAACGACCTGCGGAACATGTCCGCCGCCACCAAGGCGATCCTCACCAACCGCGAGGTGATCGCCATCGACCAGGACCCGCTGGGTGCCCAGGCGACGCGCCTGTCGCACACCGGCGCCGCCGACGTCTGGACCCGCACTCTCGCGAACGGCGACCGCGCCGTCATGCTGCTCAACCGGGGCGACACCACGGCGAGGATCTCCACCACCGCCCATGATGCCGGCCTGCCCTCCGGCGGCGCCTACGCCGTACGCGACCTGTGGGCACACCGGACCGCCGAGTCGGCCGGGGTGATCGCCGCTTCCGTACCCGCCCACAGCGCCGCGCTCTACCGGGTCTCGCCGCTGAGGGGCGGGGCCGGCCGCTATCCGCCGGCCACCGAGGTCTCCGTCGACCCGCAGGTGCCGCCGGCCTACCCCGGCTCCGACCTGCACGCCGCCAAGGCCGGGGAGAAGATCACCACGGTGGCGGACTTCGGCGACGACGGGAGGACGCCGGTCACGAACGCGAAGCTGAACCTGACGGGTCCGTCCGGCTGGAAGATCGATGGCAGGCCCGTCCGTGCGCACGCCGTACCGCCGGGCGGGCGACTGTCCGGCACCTGGCAGGTGACGGTGCCCGCGGACGCGGACCCCGGCTCGTACACCCTGACGGGGACGGCGGCCTACCGTTGGGGTCATGGCGCGCACGCGGCGAAGGTGAGGAGCGAGACCACCGTACGGGTCCTCGTGGGGCCTGCCGGGTCGCCCTACCTGAGTGACCTCTCGTGGCTGTCGGCGACGAACGGCTACGGGCCCGTGATCGTCGACAAGACCTACTACGGCGGGCCGCTGACCATCCACGGGACCGCGTACCAGCACGGGCTCTGGACCAACGCGGTCGCCTCGGTCGACTACTACCTCGGCGGGCGGTGCTCGCGGCTCACGGCGGACCTCGGCCTGGACGACTCGGTCAAGGGACAGGGCTCCGTCACGTACCGCATCAGCGCCGACGGCCAGTCGATCTATGACAGCGGCGTCGTGACCAACAGCACGCCGACCGCGCACGTCGACGTGCCGCTGACCGGCGCGCAGGTGCTGCGGATCGACGTCGGCGACGCCGGCAACGGCATCAGCTACGACAACGCCGACATCGCCCAGCCCCAGCTCACCTGCGCGGATTCGTAG
- a CDS encoding TIGR03620 family F420-dependent LLM class oxidoreductase, with product MDLGRLGIWSVELRLGDAGEIRDSAAELDELGWGTLWIPGLGGGDILADSERLLKATRTTKVATGIISIWRHDAEKMAAGHARLQQAYGRRMLLGLGVSDPAAAHDAGRPFRPLAEMNDYLDRLDRAEPPLPRDERILAALSPKLVQLSGRRTAGVHPFMVTPESTASSRELLGAGPKLAPHQAVVLEKDPDKARTAARDFLGVFLTMDHYAKSLRRQGFTDADLADGGSDRLIDGVVAWGEVETIAKRLQAQHDAGADHICLHVLATAGGFPRREWRELAVLIR from the coding sequence ATGGACCTGGGACGACTTGGAATCTGGAGCGTCGAGCTGCGCCTCGGCGACGCCGGCGAGATCCGCGACTCCGCGGCCGAGCTCGACGAACTCGGCTGGGGCACCCTGTGGATACCCGGCCTGGGCGGCGGGGACATCCTCGCCGACTCCGAGCGCCTGCTGAAGGCCACCCGTACGACCAAGGTCGCAACCGGGATCATCAGTATCTGGCGGCACGACGCGGAAAAGATGGCCGCCGGCCATGCCCGCCTCCAGCAGGCGTACGGCCGCCGCATGCTGCTCGGCCTGGGGGTGAGCGACCCCGCCGCCGCGCACGACGCCGGCCGCCCCTTCCGGCCACTCGCGGAGATGAACGACTACCTCGACCGCCTCGACCGCGCCGAGCCACCTCTGCCCAGGGACGAGCGGATACTGGCCGCGCTGAGCCCGAAACTGGTTCAGCTGTCCGGACGGCGCACCGCCGGCGTGCACCCGTTCATGGTCACCCCCGAGTCCACGGCCTCCAGCCGGGAACTGCTCGGCGCCGGCCCGAAGCTCGCCCCCCATCAGGCGGTCGTGCTGGAGAAGGACCCGGACAAGGCGCGCACCGCCGCCCGCGACTTCCTCGGCGTCTTCCTCACCATGGACCACTACGCCAAGAGCCTGCGGCGGCAGGGGTTCACCGACGCGGACCTCGCGGACGGCGGCAGTGACCGGCTCATCGACGGCGTCGTCGCCTGGGGCGAGGTCGAGACGATCGCCAAGCGCCTGCAGGCACAGCACGACGCCGGCGCCGACCACATCTGCCTCCACGTTCTGGCCACCGCAGGCGGCTTTCCGCGCCGCGAGTGGCGCGAACTGGCAGTGCTCATCCGATGA
- a CDS encoding SDR family NAD(P)-dependent oxidoreductase — protein MGSLEGKTAIVTGGTTGIGLAAAARLAAEGAHVFVTGRRKAELDAAVKKIGANATGVQGDVSDLADLDRLYDAVRQQGRRVDVLFANAGGGSFASLEQVTEEHFDQTFGINVRGLVFTVQKVLPLLNDGASVILTSSTAATSGAETFGVYAASKAAVRSFARTWANELKGRSIRVNAITPGTTDTPGITGLAPDEAQAEQLKGFLAGQIPMGRMGRPEEIADAIAFLASNQSTFITGAELYVDGGLNQI, from the coding sequence ATGGGTTCGCTTGAGGGCAAGACCGCGATCGTGACCGGCGGTACCACGGGCATCGGGCTGGCCGCCGCGGCGCGGCTGGCGGCGGAGGGTGCGCACGTGTTCGTCACCGGCCGGCGCAAGGCCGAGCTGGACGCGGCGGTGAAGAAGATCGGCGCCAACGCCACCGGCGTACAGGGCGACGTGTCGGACCTGGCGGACCTCGACCGCCTGTACGACGCGGTGAGGCAGCAGGGCCGCCGGGTGGACGTGCTGTTCGCCAACGCCGGCGGTGGTTCCTTCGCATCGCTGGAGCAGGTCACCGAGGAGCATTTCGACCAGACCTTCGGCATCAACGTCAGGGGCCTGGTGTTCACCGTCCAGAAGGTGCTGCCGCTGCTCAACGACGGCGCCTCGGTCATCCTGACCTCCTCGACCGCCGCCACCAGCGGCGCCGAGACGTTCGGCGTCTACGCCGCCTCGAAGGCCGCCGTCCGCTCCTTCGCGCGTACCTGGGCCAACGAGCTCAAGGGGCGCTCCATCCGCGTCAACGCGATCACCCCCGGTACGACCGACACACCCGGCATCACCGGCCTGGCCCCCGACGAGGCACAGGCCGAACAGCTGAAGGGCTTCCTCGCCGGCCAGATCCCCATGGGACGCATGGGCCGGCCCGAGGAGATCGCCGACGCCATCGCGTTCCTGGCCTCGAACCAGAGCACTTTCATCACCGGTGCCGAGCTGTACGTCGACGGCGGCCTCAACCAGATCTGA
- a CDS encoding TetR/AcrR family transcriptional regulator, translated as MSTTQRSVIGRPRAFDADQALDRAIEVFWRQGYEGASLSDLTEAMGINKTSMYKAFGNKRDLFDKALTRYAEIDMAYARQALAAPTARQVAETFLRENIKAVTTPGRPPGCFSIQSGLSCGPANADVSTTLARARRGGEDAMRDRFRRAIEEGDLDSGNDPDGLARYIMTVSEGLAVHAAAGATREDLARVVDLALLAVPGGAT; from the coding sequence ATGAGCACGACTCAGCGGTCCGTGATCGGCCGGCCGCGCGCGTTCGACGCCGACCAGGCGCTCGACCGCGCGATCGAGGTGTTCTGGCGCCAGGGCTATGAGGGCGCGTCGCTCAGTGACCTCACCGAGGCCATGGGGATCAACAAGACCAGCATGTACAAGGCCTTCGGCAACAAGCGGGACCTGTTCGACAAGGCGCTGACCCGGTACGCCGAGATCGACATGGCCTACGCGCGTCAGGCGCTGGCCGCGCCGACGGCACGGCAGGTCGCCGAGACCTTCCTGCGGGAGAACATCAAGGCCGTGACCACGCCCGGCCGGCCGCCGGGTTGCTTCTCCATCCAGAGCGGCCTGTCCTGCGGTCCGGCCAACGCCGACGTGTCCACGACACTGGCCCGCGCCCGCAGAGGCGGAGAGGACGCGATGCGCGACCGGTTCCGCCGCGCGATCGAAGAAGGCGACCTGGACTCCGGCAACGACCCGGACGGCCTCGCCCGCTACATCATGACCGTGTCCGAAGGGCTGGCCGTCCACGCCGCCGCCGGCGCCACCCGCGAAGACCTGGCCCGCGTCGTCGACCTGGCACTGCTCGCCGTCCCCGGCGGCGCCACCTGA
- a CDS encoding CBS domain-containing protein: MTSSFEESLVADVMSTEVLTVSAEETTLMAWELMRQGGYHHVPVVSGDGHCIGVLDAETMAAVWDGGGPDRMRMPVSTVVDCRPVPHVTVSHSVAATARAMLAAEQDCVAVIDGKQRLVGLVTAHDLVAAVAGRRHHATATQVKHPALYRIEPVLPNG; the protein is encoded by the coding sequence ATGACCTCGAGCTTTGAGGAGAGTCTCGTCGCCGACGTGATGTCCACCGAGGTACTCACGGTCTCGGCCGAGGAGACCACCCTCATGGCGTGGGAGCTGATGCGCCAGGGCGGCTACCACCACGTGCCGGTGGTCAGCGGCGACGGACACTGCATCGGTGTCCTCGACGCCGAGACGATGGCCGCGGTGTGGGACGGCGGAGGCCCCGACCGGATGCGCATGCCGGTGAGCACGGTCGTGGACTGCCGCCCGGTCCCGCACGTGACCGTCTCACACTCGGTCGCCGCCACCGCACGGGCGATGCTGGCCGCCGAGCAGGACTGCGTCGCGGTGATCGACGGCAAGCAGCGGCTGGTCGGCCTGGTCACCGCCCACGACCTGGTCGCCGCGGTGGCCGGACGAAGGCACCACGCGACGGCGACCCAGGTGAAGCACCCCGCCCTGTACCGGATCGAGCCGGTACTGCCGAACGGATAG
- a CDS encoding pyridoxamine 5'-phosphate oxidase family protein, producing the protein MRLDANGLEVLDRDDCLALMRSVTLGRVVFTDRALPAIQPVHFVFDGDDVIISMPLDSKLASGTRGAVVAFEADAFEPGSRTGWSVTVIGEARVVRVATEIERLSRLPLRSWAPGGLSYFIRIRGEYVSGRRIHPTYLEATR; encoded by the coding sequence ATGAGACTCGACGCGAACGGGCTCGAGGTCCTCGATCGCGATGACTGTCTGGCGCTCATGCGGTCCGTGACGCTCGGAAGAGTGGTCTTCACCGATCGCGCGCTACCCGCGATCCAGCCGGTCCACTTCGTCTTCGACGGAGACGACGTGATCATCTCGATGCCTCTCGACTCGAAGCTCGCATCGGGTACACGAGGCGCGGTCGTCGCCTTCGAGGCCGACGCCTTCGAGCCGGGCAGCCGTACGGGCTGGTCGGTGACCGTGATCGGAGAGGCACGAGTCGTACGCGTCGCCACGGAGATCGAACGCCTTTCCCGGCTCCCGCTGCGGTCCTGGGCGCCGGGAGGGCTCAGCTACTTCATCCGAATCCGCGGTGAGTACGTCAGCGGCCGGCGGATCCACCCGACCTACCTGGAGGCAACACGATGA
- a CDS encoding GAF domain-containing protein, with translation MVLPQLRLDDLLAELQSRLAAVLVTRDRVHALLEAVVSIESDLELETVLQRIVEAATTLVDARYGALGVIGERDRLARFVTVGVTEEEIAAIGHWPTGHGILGLLIKEPSSIRLADLSSHPASFGFPGAHPPMRRFLGVPVRVREEVFGNLYLTEKADGGEFDEDDENVVAALATAAGVAIENARLYQDARQRERWREASAEVSTSLLSGTAPAEVLALVARRAREICDATFATVALADGEELTVEAADGEDAGLLLGRRVGIDDVLAGPVIREGDSLILADASRAARDVASPPPVAMGPALIVPLGTGPVVRGVLSVANAPGRPAFTESSQRLLEAFAAQAAVALELAERRRDAERLVLLEDRDRIAKDLHDTVIQRLFATAMTLMSAIKITQRPDVAVRVQRAVDDLDETIRQIRSTIFALQATPGNTPALRNRILAVTEGISESLGFAPAVRLEGLVDTTVNDEIGEQLIAVLHEALSNVVRHAHAHRVSVSVHAGEDLVLIVEDDGTGIPQGGRRSGLRNLADRARNLGGSFETRDREGGGSVLEWRVPLVAPPG, from the coding sequence ATGGTGCTGCCGCAGTTGAGGCTGGATGATCTGCTCGCCGAGCTGCAGTCGCGGCTCGCGGCGGTGCTCGTCACCCGTGATCGGGTGCACGCCCTGCTGGAGGCGGTCGTCTCGATCGAGAGTGATCTCGAACTCGAGACCGTTCTGCAGCGGATCGTCGAGGCGGCCACGACCCTGGTCGACGCGCGGTACGGCGCGCTCGGGGTGATCGGGGAGCGCGACCGCCTGGCGCGGTTCGTCACCGTGGGCGTGACCGAGGAGGAGATCGCCGCGATCGGCCACTGGCCCACCGGCCACGGCATCCTCGGCCTGCTGATCAAGGAACCCTCCTCGATACGCCTGGCCGACCTGTCCTCGCATCCGGCCTCCTTCGGCTTTCCCGGGGCCCATCCGCCGATGCGGAGGTTCCTGGGAGTGCCGGTACGCGTGCGGGAGGAGGTGTTCGGCAACCTCTACCTGACCGAGAAGGCCGACGGCGGGGAGTTCGACGAGGACGACGAGAACGTGGTCGCCGCGCTCGCCACGGCCGCCGGTGTCGCGATCGAGAACGCCCGCCTCTACCAGGACGCCCGGCAGCGGGAACGCTGGCGGGAGGCGTCCGCCGAGGTGTCCACCTCCCTGCTGTCCGGCACCGCCCCCGCCGAGGTGCTCGCGCTGGTGGCACGGAGGGCCAGGGAGATCTGCGACGCCACGTTCGCCACGGTGGCGCTCGCCGACGGGGAGGAGCTGACCGTCGAGGCGGCCGACGGAGAGGACGCAGGCCTCCTGCTCGGCCGCCGTGTCGGCATCGACGACGTCCTGGCGGGCCCGGTGATCCGTGAGGGTGACTCGCTGATCCTCGCCGACGCCTCGCGGGCCGCCCGCGACGTCGCGTCCCCGCCACCGGTGGCGATGGGCCCCGCCCTGATCGTTCCGCTCGGTACGGGACCGGTCGTACGCGGCGTGCTCTCCGTCGCCAACGCCCCGGGCCGCCCGGCCTTCACCGAGTCGTCGCAGCGACTGCTGGAGGCGTTCGCCGCCCAGGCCGCGGTGGCGCTGGAGCTCGCCGAACGGCGCCGTGACGCCGAGCGCCTCGTCCTGCTGGAGGACCGCGACCGGATCGCCAAGGATCTGCACGACACGGTGATCCAGCGCCTGTTCGCCACCGCCATGACGCTGATGAGCGCGATCAAGATCACCCAGCGCCCCGACGTCGCCGTACGTGTCCAGCGCGCCGTCGACGACCTGGACGAGACGATCCGGCAGATCCGCTCCACGATCTTCGCCCTGCAGGCCACGCCCGGAAACACCCCGGCCCTGCGCAACCGGATCCTCGCGGTGACCGAAGGGATCTCCGAGAGCCTGGGCTTCGCGCCCGCCGTACGACTGGAGGGACTCGTGGACACCACGGTGAACGACGAGATCGGTGAGCAGCTGATCGCGGTCCTGCACGAGGCGCTCTCCAACGTCGTACGGCACGCCCACGCCCACCGCGTCAGCGTCTCGGTCCACGCCGGGGAGGATCTGGTGCTCATCGTCGAGGATGACGGCACCGGGATACCGCAGGGCGGGCGCCGAAGCGGCCTGCGCAACCTCGCCGACCGGGCCAGGAACCTCGGGGGGTCCTTCGAGACCAGGGACCGCGAGGGTGGCGGGAGCGTCCTGGAGTGGCGCGTCCCGCTGGTGGCCCCGCCCGGCTGA
- a CDS encoding universal stress protein, translating into MIQPIVVGTDGSARADVAVEWAADEATLRRCPLHIVYAAERWDYDVPFHAAPGMCESLTETGERVLAEAVERAAKARPGLPVTTELAFDSPARALRSQGRRADEIIVGHRGLGGFTGMLLGSTSLRVAGHVPVPVIVVRGEVCERRGEVLAGVDLSEDGTHVLRYAFEAAALRGAWVRVVHAWRLPVTPLAVRETAALSQERLTDAIAPWRAEFPDVGVVEQTPCGHPVGELADRSSRAALLVVGSPERDHAPCLGSVAHGMIHHADCPVAVVPPPG; encoded by the coding sequence ATGATCCAACCGATCGTCGTCGGAACCGATGGCTCGGCCCGAGCCGACGTCGCGGTGGAGTGGGCCGCCGACGAGGCCACGCTGAGGCGGTGCCCGCTGCACATCGTGTACGCGGCGGAGCGCTGGGACTACGACGTGCCCTTTCACGCGGCACCCGGGATGTGTGAGTCCCTCACCGAAACGGGGGAGCGCGTCCTGGCCGAGGCCGTCGAACGCGCCGCCAAGGCCCGCCCCGGCCTGCCCGTCACCACCGAACTGGCCTTCGACTCACCGGCGCGTGCGCTCCGGTCGCAGGGCCGCAGGGCCGACGAGATCATCGTCGGTCACCGCGGGCTCGGCGGCTTCACCGGGATGCTGCTCGGTTCTACGAGCCTTCGCGTCGCGGGCCACGTCCCCGTACCCGTGATCGTCGTACGCGGCGAGGTGTGCGAACGCCGGGGCGAGGTCCTCGCCGGTGTCGACCTGTCCGAGGACGGCACCCATGTGCTGAGGTACGCCTTCGAGGCGGCCGCGCTGCGCGGTGCGTGGGTCCGGGTGGTGCACGCCTGGCGGCTACCCGTGACGCCGCTCGCCGTACGCGAGACGGCCGCCCTGAGCCAGGAACGCCTCACCGACGCGATCGCGCCCTGGCGGGCGGAGTTCCCTGACGTGGGAGTGGTCGAGCAGACGCCGTGCGGTCACCCGGTCGGCGAGCTCGCGGACCGCTCCTCCCGCGCCGCCCTGCTCGTGGTCGGCTCACCGGAACGCGACCACGCCCCCTGCCTCGGCTCCGTCGCCCACGGAATGATCCACCACGCCGACTGCCCGGTCGCCGTCGTACCGCCGCCGGGGTGA
- a CDS encoding MerR family transcriptional regulator: MSAIGRDAAGEELLRPREVADIFGVRTSTIAQWAREGRLTPLRTPGGHRRYTRTDVQNALVPTPPRDRSPKTPRAPTNRAGASGGSPSVSATATT, encoded by the coding sequence GTGAGCGCGATAGGCCGCGACGCCGCCGGCGAGGAACTGCTCAGGCCACGGGAGGTGGCGGACATCTTCGGCGTGCGTACCTCGACCATCGCCCAGTGGGCGCGCGAGGGAAGGCTCACGCCGTTGCGGACTCCCGGCGGTCACCGCCGCTACACCCGTACGGACGTCCAGAACGCGCTGGTGCCGACGCCACCACGCGACCGATCGCCGAAGACACCGCGCGCCCCTACGAACAGGGCTGGAGCATCAGGCGGGTCGCCGAGCGTCTCGGCTACGGCTACGACCTGA
- a CDS encoding helix-turn-helix domain-containing protein — translation MAGEHMTARQFVGKEIRLAREAKGLSRVELAKKFPVSESLVRWWESGRTAPGEQCVGKLITILDLPEMLQHVLDDLACNEVAPEWLGKWLAVEEKATTLLTFEPLVVPGLLQTEDYARAVLRLGKESPLDLEGKVNDRLGRQRVLAREEPPLYHAILDEAAITRPVGSPQIMCDQLMHVADQAEQREMIIVQVIPFRVGAHAGFAGGAIVLASFDGAEVAYVDNALRGDVIEKSEDVMVIRRLWQKLSAKALSEDESALLIREAARKWAT, via the coding sequence ATGGCAGGCGAACACATGACGGCACGCCAGTTCGTCGGTAAGGAGATCCGCCTCGCGCGCGAGGCGAAAGGCCTGAGCCGCGTCGAACTGGCCAAGAAGTTCCCCGTCTCGGAGTCACTCGTCCGCTGGTGGGAGTCCGGCCGCACCGCGCCGGGGGAGCAGTGTGTAGGAAAACTCATCACCATCCTGGACCTGCCCGAGATGCTCCAACACGTGCTCGACGACCTGGCCTGCAACGAGGTAGCCCCCGAATGGCTCGGAAAGTGGCTCGCCGTGGAGGAGAAGGCAACGACGCTACTGACATTTGAGCCGCTGGTAGTGCCCGGTTTGCTGCAGACTGAGGATTATGCGCGCGCGGTTCTACGTCTCGGCAAGGAATCTCCACTCGATTTGGAAGGGAAGGTTAATGACCGGCTAGGGCGACAACGCGTACTGGCCCGCGAAGAGCCTCCGCTCTATCACGCGATCCTCGATGAGGCGGCGATAACTCGGCCGGTAGGTAGCCCACAAATCATGTGCGATCAGCTGATGCATGTGGCGGATCAGGCCGAGCAGAGGGAGATGATCATCGTTCAGGTCATCCCCTTCCGCGTGGGCGCGCATGCCGGATTTGCAGGTGGGGCGATCGTCTTAGCGAGTTTTGACGGCGCGGAGGTCGCCTACGTGGACAACGCCCTACGTGGTGACGTAATCGAAAAGTCGGAAGACGTCATGGTCATCCGTAGGCTGTGGCAGAAGCTGAGTGCCAAGGCGCTCTCGGAAGACGAATCAGCCCTACTCATCAGGGAAGCAGCAAGGAAATGGGCAACTTGA
- a CDS encoding DUF397 domain-containing protein, producing MGNLNWRKSSRSTNNGGNCVEVAVAEEDDG from the coding sequence ATGGGCAACTTGAACTGGCGGAAGTCCAGCCGCAGCACGAACAACGGCGGCAACTGTGTCGAGGTGGCCGTCGCTGAAGAAGACGATGGGTGA
- a CDS encoding DUF397 domain-containing protein: protein MSRWPSLKKTMGELGWRKSSGSSPNGGNCVEVAVVDEDDLT, encoded by the coding sequence GTGTCGAGGTGGCCGTCGCTGAAGAAGACGATGGGTGAGCTGGGCTGGCGGAAGTCCAGCGGCAGCTCGCCCAACGGCGGTAACTGTGTCGAGGTGGCCGTCGTCGATGAGGACGACCTCACCTAA